From the Bremerella alba genome, one window contains:
- a CDS encoding AAA family ATPase, with protein MSTSDTILLASFERKLQLIRDRVRGVAHRYYTACYLVGRPGTSKTYTVKQELEKLDVPFIIRNARMSAMGLFNFLNEHPEHVVVLDDIGSLFRNDLAVQILMAALDGDSSKPRKVTYKSQDKDISFEFAGGIVAISNVPLRNDPLATAVASRVTQVEHEPSDDEIAAFMRHFSQHGHKELSPVQCREVVDFVITETRNFDERLDLRHMTKAFEDRRQWEHGHAETPWQDLVRTSLKKVLFGTPVARTKSDDIEEQRTRVKDAVAKFPGDTKRQMEEANLKKTTYYKRLREIQPV; from the coding sequence TTGTCCACATCAGATACGATCTTGCTCGCGAGCTTCGAACGGAAGCTGCAACTGATACGCGACCGAGTGCGGGGCGTGGCCCATCGGTACTATACCGCCTGCTATCTAGTGGGACGCCCTGGTACGTCGAAGACTTACACGGTCAAGCAGGAGCTAGAGAAGCTCGACGTTCCATTCATTATTCGCAACGCTCGTATGTCCGCAATGGGCTTGTTCAACTTTTTGAACGAGCACCCAGAACACGTTGTGGTTCTCGATGACATTGGTTCGTTGTTTCGCAACGACTTAGCCGTCCAAATCTTGATGGCGGCACTTGATGGGGACTCAAGTAAGCCCAGGAAAGTGACGTACAAATCGCAAGACAAGGACATCTCTTTTGAATTCGCGGGCGGCATCGTCGCAATCAGCAACGTTCCCCTACGCAACGATCCGTTGGCGACTGCCGTGGCGAGTCGCGTTACTCAAGTCGAACACGAGCCAAGCGATGACGAGATTGCTGCCTTCATGCGTCATTTCTCTCAGCATGGCCACAAGGAGTTGTCGCCAGTCCAGTGCCGCGAGGTCGTCGATTTCGTCATCACAGAAACTCGAAACTTCGATGAACGTCTTGATCTACGTCACATGACGAAAGCGTTCGAAGACCGAAGGCAATGGGAGCATGGCCACGCTGAAACCCCGTGGCAAGACCTTGTTCGCACCAGCCTCAAAAAAGTGTTGTTCGGCACTCCAGTGGCGAGAACGAAGTCAGATGATATCGAGGAGCAACGAACGCGAGTGAAAGATGCTGTTGCAAAGTTCCCCGGTGACACCAAGCGTCAAATGGAAGAGGCGAATCTCAAAAAGACCACGTACTACAAGCGACTGCGAGAAATTCAGCCCGTGTGA
- a CDS encoding DNA-methyltransferase: MQPYPPIPIDSIVHGDAATVLSQFPDESIDLCISSPPYDTLRAYNGFSFDVAAIAKQLLRVLKPGGVVVWIIADETIQGSESGSSFSQCLTFRNAGFRIHDTMIYEKRGIRYPDTIRYYPCFEFMWVFSKGKPRTVNQIRDRQNQCAGQAFNYTNRNRDGSLRKTVKKPKGKTLGVRRNIWTYDAGGIHTAPDNLWKQHPAVMPLKLAEDHVVSWSSRGDVVVDICCGSGQVPIAALIRDRRFIGIDCSSDYVSLAQRRVTHFQRLLDQDTMDAIIQLDEHICNPLAAI, translated from the coding sequence ATGCAACCATATCCACCCATCCCGATTGATTCAATCGTTCACGGTGACGCTGCAACCGTGCTTAGTCAATTCCCAGATGAGTCAATCGATCTCTGCATCAGCAGTCCGCCCTACGATACGCTGCGAGCGTACAACGGTTTCTCGTTCGATGTCGCAGCTATCGCGAAACAGTTGCTTCGAGTTTTGAAGCCGGGTGGCGTGGTCGTGTGGATCATCGCCGACGAAACCATTCAAGGATCGGAGTCGGGATCGAGTTTTTCTCAATGCCTAACTTTTCGAAATGCAGGGTTCCGCATTCACGACACGATGATTTATGAAAAGCGTGGCATTCGTTACCCAGACACGATTCGGTACTATCCGTGCTTCGAGTTCATGTGGGTGTTTTCGAAGGGCAAGCCGCGAACAGTAAATCAAATTCGAGACCGTCAAAACCAATGTGCGGGACAAGCGTTCAACTACACGAACCGAAATCGTGACGGCTCGCTGCGGAAGACGGTGAAGAAGCCGAAAGGAAAAACGCTAGGAGTGCGTCGAAACATCTGGACGTATGACGCGGGAGGAATCCATACCGCCCCAGATAATTTGTGGAAGCAGCATCCAGCGGTAATGCCATTGAAGTTAGCCGAAGATCACGTCGTCTCGTGGTCAAGCCGAGGCGATGTCGTAGTAGATATCTGTTGCGGCAGTGGCCAAGTCCCAATTGCTGCACTGATACGTGATCGACGGTTTATCGGGATCGACTGTTCCTCTGATTATGTTAGCCTCGCCCAACGCCGCGTAACGCACTTTCAGCGATTGCTCGATCAAGACACGATGGACGCGATCATTCAACTGGATGAACACATCTGCAATCCGCTCGCCGCAATCTAG